One Cucumis sativus cultivar 9930 chromosome 1, Cucumber_9930_V3, whole genome shotgun sequence DNA segment encodes these proteins:
- the LOC116404135 gene encoding serine/threonine-protein phosphatase 7 long form homolog, producing MEPGPSDPTQLYLQSSHRSQSIWEASSTVVLSCRRREAASQRTIPFDQRIVPYLEAAGFLGASQIGFMQLDWHLITALVERWRPETHTFHMPCGECTITLQDVAVQLGLPVDGESVVGSLLYDWKVLCEDYLGVRPPEMKGQRLSLPWLAEQFTELPPDADVVSVQRYARAYIMQLIGGFLFADKSNTLVHCMFLPLLINFDQAGTYAWGAACLEWLYRELCRASNARSLEIVGPLILLQVWAYDKFPILAPQVPVEVLVGRPLSFRWSGIIPLSELSANMLITYRMFFDQLINSQVVKYYTNVA from the exons ATGGAACCTGGACCGAGTGATCCTACACAGCTATATCTACAATCATCCCATCGTTCACAGTCTATATGGGAGGCTTCCTCCACAGTTGTTTTGAGTTGTCGACGAAGAGAGGCAGCATCTCAGCGTACGATCCCATTTGATCAGCGTATTGTACCATATTTAGAGGCTGCTGGATTTCTAGGGGCTTCCCAAATAGGATTTATGCAGTTGGACTGGCATTTGATTACTGCTCTGGTCGAGCGTTGGAGACCAGAGACCCACACATTTCATATGCCTTGTGGGGAATGCACGATCACTCTACAGGATGTTGCAGTTCAGTTAGGGTTACCTGTGGATGGTGAGTCTGTGGTAGGGTCGTTATTATATGACTGGAAGGTACTCTGTGAGGATTACTTGGGAGTTCGTCCACCTGAAATGAAAGGTCAACGATTGAGCCTTCCTTGGTTGGCAGAACAGTTCACAGAATTGCCACCGGATGCTGATGTAGTGAGCGTTCAAAGATACGCTCGTGCATACATTATGCAGTTAATTGGAGGCTTTCTATTTGCAGACAAATCAAACACTCTAGTCCACTGTATGTTCCTCCcgcttttaattaattttgaccaGGCTGGTACGTATGCTTGGGGCGCTGCATGCCTCGAATGGTTGTATAGGGAATTGTGTCGAGCGAGTAATGCACGATCTTTAGAGATTGTTGGCCCATTAATATTGTTGCAAGTATGGGCGTATGACAAATTTCCTATTCTGGCACCACAAGTACCAGTTGAGGTGTTAGTTGGTCGACCTTTGAGTTTCag ATGGAGCGGCATTATACCATTGTCAGAACTGTCCGCAAATATGTTGATCACCTACCGAATGTTTTTTGATCAGCTGATCAACTCTCAggtagtaaaatattataccAATGTTGCGTAG
- the LOC101222911 gene encoding uncharacterized protein LOC101222911: MGKRKRGSDQTHHDPPLHLSGMVPFSNQTDVRSEEDTSLARPIFMKRSRHHHSHQYCWRGSTSQANASASRENRVRTVLEERPAFKFAAHYNSEFPDRIESIESTFREPERIRYNSLGKDAFSSHVMRMICGICQKLMRRKLCFLGNTLSSSELPVAAVLVCGHVYHAECLENRSSVEDRSDPPCPLCTKPPPEVDDSKRGEQE, encoded by the exons ATGGGGAAGCGCAAGCGAGGCTCTGATCAGACCCACCACGATCCTCCTCTTCATCTCTCCG GTATGGTTCCTTTTTCTAATCAGACGGATGTGCGGTCGGAAGAG GATACGAGTCTTGCCCGTCCAATATTCATGAAACGTTCACGTCATCACCATAGCCATCAATATTGTTGGCGAGGTTCAACCAGTCAAGCAAATGCATCTGCGTCCCGTGAAAACCGAGTCAGAACTGTCCTTGAGGAACGACccgcttttaaatttgctgcTCATTACAACTCAGAGTTTCCAGACCGTATAG AGAGCATTGAGAGCACCTTTAGGGAGCCAGAAAGGATAAGGTACAATTCCTTGGGGAAGGATGCTTTTTCATCTCATGTAATGAGAATGATATGTGGTATTTGCCAGAAGCTGATGAGACGAAAGCTTTGCTTTCTAGGGAACACACTTTCTTCTAGTGAACTTCCCGTTGCTGCGGTTTTAGTTTGTGGCCATGTCTATCATGCAGAATGTCTGGAGAACAGGTCAAGTGTGGAAGATAGAAGCGACCCACCTTGTCCATTGTGCACAAAACCGCCTCCTGAAGTCGATGATTCAAAAAGAGGAGAACAAGAATGA